The following coding sequences are from one Polyodon spathula isolate WHYD16114869_AA chromosome 7, ASM1765450v1, whole genome shotgun sequence window:
- the LOC121318071 gene encoding NADH dehydrogenase [ubiquinone] 1 alpha subcomplex subunit 9, mitochondrial-like: MAAVVFRCCPVSVLPRLSCAGSPSVTPAISVVIQQRKFHNAVTPRGKGGRSSFSGIAATVFGATGFLGRYVVNRLGRIGSQVVIPHRCDQYDVMYLRPMGDLGQIIFLDWDARDKDSISRALAHSNVVINLVGREWETSNYRFEDIHVTIPKEIARAAKEAGIEKFIHMSHLNADIRSSSKYLRTKAVGEEAVREEFPDAIIMKPSEIYGREDRFFNHFANMRWFGRAVPLIAMGKKTEKQPVYVVDVAKAIVNAIKDPDSNGKTYALVGPNRYLLHDLVEHLYAVAHRPFVPYPLPRPLYRLAARFFEMNPFDPWTTRDKVERFHITDMKFPSLPGLEDLGIVPTSVEQKAIEVLRRHRKYRWLEAELGETKPAKTVNL; this comes from the exons ATGGCGGCTGTGGTTTTTCGGTGTTGTCCTGTGAGCGTCCTTCCCAGGCTTTCCT gtGCAGGGTCCCCATCAGTTACACCAGCAATTTCTGTTGTCATCCAACAGAGAAAGTTCCACAATGCAGTTACCCCTCGTGGCAAAGGGGGGCGCTCTTCCTTTAGTGGGATAGCAGCAACCGTCTTTGGAGCCACTGGGTTCCTTGGCAGATACGTGGTTAATCGGCTTG GACGTATAGGCTCTCAAGTTGTGATCCCTCATCGCTGTGATCAGTATGATGTCATGTACCTCAGACCTATGGGTGATCTTGGACAGATCATTTTTTTG GATTGGGATGCACGAGACAAGGACTCGATCAGCCGAGCTCTGGCTCACTCCAATGTTGTCATTAATCTTGTTGGAAGAGAGTGGGAGACGAG taactatCGCTTTGAGGATATTCATGTTACCATACCAAAGGAAATTGCACGGGCTGCAAAAGAAGCTGGCATTGAAAAATTCATCCACATGTCCCATCTTAATGCTGACATTCGCAGTTCTTCCAAGTATCTGAGGACCAAG GCAGTCGGAGAGGAGGCTGTGAGAGAAGAATTTCCTGATGCCATTATAATGAAACCCTCAGAAATATATGGAAGAGAGGACCGATTCTTCAATCATTTTGCAA ATATGCGTTGGTTTGGAAGAGCTGTACCACTGATTGCTATGGGAAAGAAGACAGAGAAACAGCCTGTTTAT GTGGTGGATGTAGCCAAGGCGATTGTCAATGCAATAAAGGACCCAGACTCCAATGGAAAAACCTATGCTCTCGTCGG ACCCAACCGTTATCTCCTGCATGACCTGGTGGAGCACCTTTATGCTGTTGCCCACAGGCCTTTTGTTCCATATCCATTGCCACGACCTTTGTATCG TTTGGCTGCCAGGTTTTTTGAAATGAATCCCTTTGATCCATGGACAACTCGTGACAAAGTGGAGAGG TTCCATATCACAGACATGAAGTTCCCGTCCCTGCCTGGGTTAGAGGATCTTGGAATCGTTCCAACTTCAGTGGAACAGAAAGCTATTGAAGTACTACGCCGTCATCGCAAATACCGCTGGCTGGAAGCAGAACTGGGAGAGACCAAACCAGCAAAAACTGTTAACTTGTGA
- the LOC121318072 gene encoding dual specificity tyrosine-phosphorylation-regulated kinase 4-like isoform X5, giving the protein MLPEINNKSSRTDAFSRQHRLPPNDSNRLGSNKAYPQKLGPSAGTLPQLELPAKQTVLANAKPHHQLDIILPQIGSKVMPNVQQEERHRGLQHPIRLNPTENLADSSSYCPSNKQEKHKTIEGHRLPITPAEALKHFRNRLTQYEQEEIMDYPELWFLGLDSNKIEGVHGEPHNCGYDDEHGSYLKVLHDHIGYRFEVLEVIGKGSFGHVVKCLDHNTNELVAVKIIRNKKRFHHQALVEVKILDALRRKDKENNHNVIHMKEYFHFRNHLCISFELLGLYRLNLYELIKKNSFQGFSLPLIRRFACSLLKCLQMLHRENIIHCDLKPENILLAHKGQGTIKVVDFGSSCYEQQRVYTYIQSRFYRSPEVILGHTYSMAIDMWSLGCILAELYTGSPLFPGENEVEQMACIMEVLGLPPTEFIQTASRKRLFFDSKGSPRNTTNSKGKKRCPNSKDLASVLKTNDTLFLDFLRGCLVWDPAQRMTPDEAVQHEWIQEARLHKTRPKTRPVRKCSEGIPVIDSNMEQSCKKTTNSKTGDKGYKESSDRAEVSGNVEETLERLRPIGASAEEEVQEDTAKHKTEKPIKIILKPEPVEHRQHPSSQNQPQTRAHIA; this is encoded by the exons ATGCtaccagaaataaataacaag TCATCTCGAACCGATGCCTTCAGTCGGCAACACAGACTTCCACCGAACGACTCAAATCGACTTGGCTCCAACAAAGCATACCCACag aagCTGGGTCCCAGTGCCGGCACCCTACCCCAGCTGGAGCTGCCTGCCAAGCAAACCGTGTTAGCGAATGCCAAACCTCATCATCAGCTTGACATAATCCTGCCTCAGATAGGCAGCAAGGTCATGCCAAATGTGCAGCAG GAGGAGAGGCACAGAGGCTTGCAGCACCCGATAAGATTGAACCCAACGGAGAACCTGGCAGACTCCAGCAGCTACTGCCCTTCAAACAAGCAGGAAAAGCACAAGACAATTGAGGGTCACAGGCTGCCTATCACACCTGCAG AAGCGCTGAAGCATTTCCGAAACCGGCTCACACAGTACGAGCAGGAAGAGATAATGGACTACCCTGAGCTGTGGTTTCTTGGGCTGGATTCCAACAAGATTGAGGGGGTTCACGGAGAGCCGCATAACTGTGGGTATGATGACGAGCATGGCAGTTACCTCAAG gtGCTACATGACCATATTGGATACCGCTTTGAAGTGCTGGAAGTAATTGGGAAAGGCTCATTCGGACATGTTGTGAAATGCTTGGACCATAATACGAACGAGCTTGTTGCTGTGAAAATAATTAGGAACAAAAAAAG ATTCCACCACCAAGCCTTGGTAGAAGTGAAAATACTTGATGCTCTCCGGAggaaagacaaagaaaacaacCACAATGTTATACACATGAAGGAGTACTTCCACTTCCGCAATCATCTCTGCATCTCCTTTGAGCTTTTAGG CCTTTACAGACTGAACCTGTACGAACTCATTAAGAAGAACAGCTTCCAAGGATTTAGTCTGCCGCTCATTCGCCGTTTCGCCTGTTCTCTACTGAAGTGCTTGCAGATGCTCCACAGAGAAAACATCATCCACTGTGACCTTAAACCT GAGAATATTCTACTAGCCCATAAAGGGCAAGGGACTATCAAAGTGGTTGACtttggatcaagctgctatgagCAACAAAGAG TGTACACCTACATCCAGAGCAGGTTCTACCGCTCCCCAGAAGTGATCCTGGGCCACACGTACAGCATGGCAATCGACATGTGGAGCCTGGGATGCATTCTGGCTGAGCTGTACACGGGCAGCCCTCTCTTTCCAGGGGAGAACGAGGTGGAGCAGATGGCTTGCATCATGGAG GTGTTAGGACTGCCACCCACTGAGTTTATACAGACAGCTTCTAGGAAGCGGTTATTTTTTG ATTCCAAGGGATCGCCTCGAAACACTACGAAcagtaaggggaaaaaaagatgtCCCAATTCAAAGGATCTTGCCAGTGTGCTGAAAACCAATGACACTCTATTTCTGGACTTCCTAAGAGGCTGTCTAGT GTGGGATCCTGCACAGCGCATGACTCCGGATGAGGCCGTGCAGCATGAGTGGATCCAGGAGGCACGGTTACACAAGACCCGCCCCAAAACACGCCCTGTGAGGAAGTGCTCCGAAGGCATCCCAGTCATAGACAGCAACATGGAACAAAGCTGCAAGAAGACTACGAACAGCAAAACAG GTGACAAGGGGTATAAAGAGAGTTCTGACAGAGCTGAAGTGTCTGGAAATGTGGAAGAAACCTTGGAGAGACTGCGACCGATCGGAGCCTCTGCAGAGGAGGAAGTGCAGGAGGACACggccaaacacaaaacagagaaaCCCATCAAAATCATCCTCAAACCCGAGCCAGTGGAGCACAGACAACACCCCAGCTCTCAGAACCAGCCACAGACCCGAGCCCATATCGCATAA
- the LOC121318072 gene encoding dual specificity tyrosine-phosphorylation-regulated kinase 4-like isoform X3 produces MMNQPVNTLDRKKVIKAKLEKLRKDKTTTLPALVKTGRPQPLTVAQSSRTDAFSRQHRLPPNDSNRLGSNKAYPQLGPSAGTLPQLELPAKQTVLANAKPHHQLDIILPQIGSKVMPNVQQEERHRGLQHPIRLNPTENLADSSSYCPSNKQEKHKTIEGHRLPITPAEALKHFRNRLTQYEQEEIMDYPELWFLGLDSNKIEGVHGEPHNCGYDDEHGSYLKVLHDHIGYRFEVLEVIGKGSFGHVVKCLDHNTNELVAVKIIRNKKRFHHQALVEVKILDALRRKDKENNHNVIHMKEYFHFRNHLCISFELLGLYRLNLYELIKKNSFQGFSLPLIRRFACSLLKCLQMLHRENIIHCDLKPENILLAHKGQGTIKVVDFGSSCYEQQRVYTYIQSRFYRSPEVILGHTYSMAIDMWSLGCILAELYTGSPLFPGENEVEQMACIMEVLGLPPTEFIQTASRKRLFFDSKGSPRNTTNSKGKKRCPNSKDLASVLKTNDTLFLDFLRGCLVWDPAQRMTPDEAVQHEWIQEARLHKTRPKTRPVRKCSEGIPVIDSNMEQSCKKTTNSKTGDKGYKESSDRAEVSGNVEETLERLRPIGASAEEEVQEDTAKHKTEKPIKIILKPEPVEHRQHPSSQNQPQTRAHIA; encoded by the exons TCATCTCGAACCGATGCCTTCAGTCGGCAACACAGACTTCCACCGAACGACTCAAATCGACTTGGCTCCAACAAAGCATACCCACag CTGGGTCCCAGTGCCGGCACCCTACCCCAGCTGGAGCTGCCTGCCAAGCAAACCGTGTTAGCGAATGCCAAACCTCATCATCAGCTTGACATAATCCTGCCTCAGATAGGCAGCAAGGTCATGCCAAATGTGCAGCAG GAGGAGAGGCACAGAGGCTTGCAGCACCCGATAAGATTGAACCCAACGGAGAACCTGGCAGACTCCAGCAGCTACTGCCCTTCAAACAAGCAGGAAAAGCACAAGACAATTGAGGGTCACAGGCTGCCTATCACACCTGCAG AAGCGCTGAAGCATTTCCGAAACCGGCTCACACAGTACGAGCAGGAAGAGATAATGGACTACCCTGAGCTGTGGTTTCTTGGGCTGGATTCCAACAAGATTGAGGGGGTTCACGGAGAGCCGCATAACTGTGGGTATGATGACGAGCATGGCAGTTACCTCAAG gtGCTACATGACCATATTGGATACCGCTTTGAAGTGCTGGAAGTAATTGGGAAAGGCTCATTCGGACATGTTGTGAAATGCTTGGACCATAATACGAACGAGCTTGTTGCTGTGAAAATAATTAGGAACAAAAAAAG ATTCCACCACCAAGCCTTGGTAGAAGTGAAAATACTTGATGCTCTCCGGAggaaagacaaagaaaacaacCACAATGTTATACACATGAAGGAGTACTTCCACTTCCGCAATCATCTCTGCATCTCCTTTGAGCTTTTAGG CCTTTACAGACTGAACCTGTACGAACTCATTAAGAAGAACAGCTTCCAAGGATTTAGTCTGCCGCTCATTCGCCGTTTCGCCTGTTCTCTACTGAAGTGCTTGCAGATGCTCCACAGAGAAAACATCATCCACTGTGACCTTAAACCT GAGAATATTCTACTAGCCCATAAAGGGCAAGGGACTATCAAAGTGGTTGACtttggatcaagctgctatgagCAACAAAGAG TGTACACCTACATCCAGAGCAGGTTCTACCGCTCCCCAGAAGTGATCCTGGGCCACACGTACAGCATGGCAATCGACATGTGGAGCCTGGGATGCATTCTGGCTGAGCTGTACACGGGCAGCCCTCTCTTTCCAGGGGAGAACGAGGTGGAGCAGATGGCTTGCATCATGGAG GTGTTAGGACTGCCACCCACTGAGTTTATACAGACAGCTTCTAGGAAGCGGTTATTTTTTG ATTCCAAGGGATCGCCTCGAAACACTACGAAcagtaaggggaaaaaaagatgtCCCAATTCAAAGGATCTTGCCAGTGTGCTGAAAACCAATGACACTCTATTTCTGGACTTCCTAAGAGGCTGTCTAGT GTGGGATCCTGCACAGCGCATGACTCCGGATGAGGCCGTGCAGCATGAGTGGATCCAGGAGGCACGGTTACACAAGACCCGCCCCAAAACACGCCCTGTGAGGAAGTGCTCCGAAGGCATCCCAGTCATAGACAGCAACATGGAACAAAGCTGCAAGAAGACTACGAACAGCAAAACAG GTGACAAGGGGTATAAAGAGAGTTCTGACAGAGCTGAAGTGTCTGGAAATGTGGAAGAAACCTTGGAGAGACTGCGACCGATCGGAGCCTCTGCAGAGGAGGAAGTGCAGGAGGACACggccaaacacaaaacagagaaaCCCATCAAAATCATCCTCAAACCCGAGCCAGTGGAGCACAGACAACACCCCAGCTCTCAGAACCAGCCACAGACCCGAGCCCATATCGCATAA
- the LOC121318072 gene encoding dual specificity tyrosine-phosphorylation-regulated kinase 4-like isoform X1: protein MMNQPVNTLDRKKVIKAKLEKLRKDKTTTLPALVKTGRPQPLTVAQSSRTDAFSRQHRLPPNDSNRLGSNKAYPQKLGPSAGTLPQLELPAKQTVLANAKPHHQLDIILPQIGSKVMPNVQQEERHRGLQHPIRLNPTENLADSSSYCPSNKQEKHKTIEGHRLPITPAEALKHFRNRLTQYEQEEIMDYPELWFLGLDSNKIEGVHGEPHNCGYDDEHGSYLKVLHDHIGYRFEVLEVIGKGSFGHVVKCLDHNTNELVAVKIIRNKKRFHHQALVEVKILDALRRKDKENNHNVIHMKEYFHFRNHLCISFELLGLYRLNLYELIKKNSFQGFSLPLIRRFACSLLKCLQMLHRENIIHCDLKPENILLAHKGQGTIKVVDFGSSCYEQQRVYTYIQSRFYRSPEVILGHTYSMAIDMWSLGCILAELYTGSPLFPGENEVEQMACIMEVLGLPPTEFIQTASRKRLFFDSKGSPRNTTNSKGKKRCPNSKDLASVLKTNDTLFLDFLRGCLVWDPAQRMTPDEAVQHEWIQEARLHKTRPKTRPVRKCSEGIPVIDSNMEQSCKKTTNSKTGDKGYKESSDRAEVSGNVEETLERLRPIGASAEEEVQEDTAKHKTEKPIKIILKPEPVEHRQHPSSQNQPQTRAHIA from the exons TCATCTCGAACCGATGCCTTCAGTCGGCAACACAGACTTCCACCGAACGACTCAAATCGACTTGGCTCCAACAAAGCATACCCACag aagCTGGGTCCCAGTGCCGGCACCCTACCCCAGCTGGAGCTGCCTGCCAAGCAAACCGTGTTAGCGAATGCCAAACCTCATCATCAGCTTGACATAATCCTGCCTCAGATAGGCAGCAAGGTCATGCCAAATGTGCAGCAG GAGGAGAGGCACAGAGGCTTGCAGCACCCGATAAGATTGAACCCAACGGAGAACCTGGCAGACTCCAGCAGCTACTGCCCTTCAAACAAGCAGGAAAAGCACAAGACAATTGAGGGTCACAGGCTGCCTATCACACCTGCAG AAGCGCTGAAGCATTTCCGAAACCGGCTCACACAGTACGAGCAGGAAGAGATAATGGACTACCCTGAGCTGTGGTTTCTTGGGCTGGATTCCAACAAGATTGAGGGGGTTCACGGAGAGCCGCATAACTGTGGGTATGATGACGAGCATGGCAGTTACCTCAAG gtGCTACATGACCATATTGGATACCGCTTTGAAGTGCTGGAAGTAATTGGGAAAGGCTCATTCGGACATGTTGTGAAATGCTTGGACCATAATACGAACGAGCTTGTTGCTGTGAAAATAATTAGGAACAAAAAAAG ATTCCACCACCAAGCCTTGGTAGAAGTGAAAATACTTGATGCTCTCCGGAggaaagacaaagaaaacaacCACAATGTTATACACATGAAGGAGTACTTCCACTTCCGCAATCATCTCTGCATCTCCTTTGAGCTTTTAGG CCTTTACAGACTGAACCTGTACGAACTCATTAAGAAGAACAGCTTCCAAGGATTTAGTCTGCCGCTCATTCGCCGTTTCGCCTGTTCTCTACTGAAGTGCTTGCAGATGCTCCACAGAGAAAACATCATCCACTGTGACCTTAAACCT GAGAATATTCTACTAGCCCATAAAGGGCAAGGGACTATCAAAGTGGTTGACtttggatcaagctgctatgagCAACAAAGAG TGTACACCTACATCCAGAGCAGGTTCTACCGCTCCCCAGAAGTGATCCTGGGCCACACGTACAGCATGGCAATCGACATGTGGAGCCTGGGATGCATTCTGGCTGAGCTGTACACGGGCAGCCCTCTCTTTCCAGGGGAGAACGAGGTGGAGCAGATGGCTTGCATCATGGAG GTGTTAGGACTGCCACCCACTGAGTTTATACAGACAGCTTCTAGGAAGCGGTTATTTTTTG ATTCCAAGGGATCGCCTCGAAACACTACGAAcagtaaggggaaaaaaagatgtCCCAATTCAAAGGATCTTGCCAGTGTGCTGAAAACCAATGACACTCTATTTCTGGACTTCCTAAGAGGCTGTCTAGT GTGGGATCCTGCACAGCGCATGACTCCGGATGAGGCCGTGCAGCATGAGTGGATCCAGGAGGCACGGTTACACAAGACCCGCCCCAAAACACGCCCTGTGAGGAAGTGCTCCGAAGGCATCCCAGTCATAGACAGCAACATGGAACAAAGCTGCAAGAAGACTACGAACAGCAAAACAG GTGACAAGGGGTATAAAGAGAGTTCTGACAGAGCTGAAGTGTCTGGAAATGTGGAAGAAACCTTGGAGAGACTGCGACCGATCGGAGCCTCTGCAGAGGAGGAAGTGCAGGAGGACACggccaaacacaaaacagagaaaCCCATCAAAATCATCCTCAAACCCGAGCCAGTGGAGCACAGACAACACCCCAGCTCTCAGAACCAGCCACAGACCCGAGCCCATATCGCATAA
- the LOC121318072 gene encoding dual specificity tyrosine-phosphorylation-regulated kinase 4-like isoform X4: MMNQPVNTLDRKKVIKAKLEKLRKDKTTTLPALVKTGRPQPLTVAQSSRTDAFSRQHRLPPNDSNRLGSNKAYPQKLGPSAGTLPQLELPAKQTVLANAKPHHQLDIILPQIGSKVMPNVQQEERHRGLQHPIRLNPTENLADSSSYCPSNKQEKHKTIEGHRLPITPAEALKHFRNRLTQYEQEEIMDYPELWFLGLDSNKIEGVHGEPHNCGYDDEHGSYLKVLHDHIGYRFEVLEVIGKGSFGHVVKCLDHNTNELVAVKIIRNKKRFHHQALVEVKILDALRRKDKENNHNVIHMKEYFHFRNHLCISFELLGLNLYELIKKNSFQGFSLPLIRRFACSLLKCLQMLHRENIIHCDLKPENILLAHKGQGTIKVVDFGSSCYEQQRVYTYIQSRFYRSPEVILGHTYSMAIDMWSLGCILAELYTGSPLFPGENEVEQMACIMEVLGLPPTEFIQTASRKRLFFDSKGSPRNTTNSKGKKRCPNSKDLASVLKTNDTLFLDFLRGCLVWDPAQRMTPDEAVQHEWIQEARLHKTRPKTRPVRKCSEGIPVIDSNMEQSCKKTTNSKTGDKGYKESSDRAEVSGNVEETLERLRPIGASAEEEVQEDTAKHKTEKPIKIILKPEPVEHRQHPSSQNQPQTRAHIA; encoded by the exons TCATCTCGAACCGATGCCTTCAGTCGGCAACACAGACTTCCACCGAACGACTCAAATCGACTTGGCTCCAACAAAGCATACCCACag aagCTGGGTCCCAGTGCCGGCACCCTACCCCAGCTGGAGCTGCCTGCCAAGCAAACCGTGTTAGCGAATGCCAAACCTCATCATCAGCTTGACATAATCCTGCCTCAGATAGGCAGCAAGGTCATGCCAAATGTGCAGCAG GAGGAGAGGCACAGAGGCTTGCAGCACCCGATAAGATTGAACCCAACGGAGAACCTGGCAGACTCCAGCAGCTACTGCCCTTCAAACAAGCAGGAAAAGCACAAGACAATTGAGGGTCACAGGCTGCCTATCACACCTGCAG AAGCGCTGAAGCATTTCCGAAACCGGCTCACACAGTACGAGCAGGAAGAGATAATGGACTACCCTGAGCTGTGGTTTCTTGGGCTGGATTCCAACAAGATTGAGGGGGTTCACGGAGAGCCGCATAACTGTGGGTATGATGACGAGCATGGCAGTTACCTCAAG gtGCTACATGACCATATTGGATACCGCTTTGAAGTGCTGGAAGTAATTGGGAAAGGCTCATTCGGACATGTTGTGAAATGCTTGGACCATAATACGAACGAGCTTGTTGCTGTGAAAATAATTAGGAACAAAAAAAG ATTCCACCACCAAGCCTTGGTAGAAGTGAAAATACTTGATGCTCTCCGGAggaaagacaaagaaaacaacCACAATGTTATACACATGAAGGAGTACTTCCACTTCCGCAATCATCTCTGCATCTCCTTTGAGCTTTTAGG ACTGAACCTGTACGAACTCATTAAGAAGAACAGCTTCCAAGGATTTAGTCTGCCGCTCATTCGCCGTTTCGCCTGTTCTCTACTGAAGTGCTTGCAGATGCTCCACAGAGAAAACATCATCCACTGTGACCTTAAACCT GAGAATATTCTACTAGCCCATAAAGGGCAAGGGACTATCAAAGTGGTTGACtttggatcaagctgctatgagCAACAAAGAG TGTACACCTACATCCAGAGCAGGTTCTACCGCTCCCCAGAAGTGATCCTGGGCCACACGTACAGCATGGCAATCGACATGTGGAGCCTGGGATGCATTCTGGCTGAGCTGTACACGGGCAGCCCTCTCTTTCCAGGGGAGAACGAGGTGGAGCAGATGGCTTGCATCATGGAG GTGTTAGGACTGCCACCCACTGAGTTTATACAGACAGCTTCTAGGAAGCGGTTATTTTTTG ATTCCAAGGGATCGCCTCGAAACACTACGAAcagtaaggggaaaaaaagatgtCCCAATTCAAAGGATCTTGCCAGTGTGCTGAAAACCAATGACACTCTATTTCTGGACTTCCTAAGAGGCTGTCTAGT GTGGGATCCTGCACAGCGCATGACTCCGGATGAGGCCGTGCAGCATGAGTGGATCCAGGAGGCACGGTTACACAAGACCCGCCCCAAAACACGCCCTGTGAGGAAGTGCTCCGAAGGCATCCCAGTCATAGACAGCAACATGGAACAAAGCTGCAAGAAGACTACGAACAGCAAAACAG GTGACAAGGGGTATAAAGAGAGTTCTGACAGAGCTGAAGTGTCTGGAAATGTGGAAGAAACCTTGGAGAGACTGCGACCGATCGGAGCCTCTGCAGAGGAGGAAGTGCAGGAGGACACggccaaacacaaaacagagaaaCCCATCAAAATCATCCTCAAACCCGAGCCAGTGGAGCACAGACAACACCCCAGCTCTCAGAACCAGCCACAGACCCGAGCCCATATCGCATAA
- the LOC121318072 gene encoding dual specificity tyrosine-phosphorylation-regulated kinase 4-like isoform X2, which yields MMNQPVNTLDRKKVIKAKLEKLRKDKTTTLPALVKTGRPQPLTVAQSSRTDAFSRQHRLPPNDSNRLGSNKAYPQKLGPSAGTLPQLELPAKQTVLANAKPHHQLDIILPQIGSKVMPNVQQERHRGLQHPIRLNPTENLADSSSYCPSNKQEKHKTIEGHRLPITPAEALKHFRNRLTQYEQEEIMDYPELWFLGLDSNKIEGVHGEPHNCGYDDEHGSYLKVLHDHIGYRFEVLEVIGKGSFGHVVKCLDHNTNELVAVKIIRNKKRFHHQALVEVKILDALRRKDKENNHNVIHMKEYFHFRNHLCISFELLGLYRLNLYELIKKNSFQGFSLPLIRRFACSLLKCLQMLHRENIIHCDLKPENILLAHKGQGTIKVVDFGSSCYEQQRVYTYIQSRFYRSPEVILGHTYSMAIDMWSLGCILAELYTGSPLFPGENEVEQMACIMEVLGLPPTEFIQTASRKRLFFDSKGSPRNTTNSKGKKRCPNSKDLASVLKTNDTLFLDFLRGCLVWDPAQRMTPDEAVQHEWIQEARLHKTRPKTRPVRKCSEGIPVIDSNMEQSCKKTTNSKTGDKGYKESSDRAEVSGNVEETLERLRPIGASAEEEVQEDTAKHKTEKPIKIILKPEPVEHRQHPSSQNQPQTRAHIA from the exons TCATCTCGAACCGATGCCTTCAGTCGGCAACACAGACTTCCACCGAACGACTCAAATCGACTTGGCTCCAACAAAGCATACCCACag aagCTGGGTCCCAGTGCCGGCACCCTACCCCAGCTGGAGCTGCCTGCCAAGCAAACCGTGTTAGCGAATGCCAAACCTCATCATCAGCTTGACATAATCCTGCCTCAGATAGGCAGCAAGGTCATGCCAAATGTGCAGCAG GAGAGGCACAGAGGCTTGCAGCACCCGATAAGATTGAACCCAACGGAGAACCTGGCAGACTCCAGCAGCTACTGCCCTTCAAACAAGCAGGAAAAGCACAAGACAATTGAGGGTCACAGGCTGCCTATCACACCTGCAG AAGCGCTGAAGCATTTCCGAAACCGGCTCACACAGTACGAGCAGGAAGAGATAATGGACTACCCTGAGCTGTGGTTTCTTGGGCTGGATTCCAACAAGATTGAGGGGGTTCACGGAGAGCCGCATAACTGTGGGTATGATGACGAGCATGGCAGTTACCTCAAG gtGCTACATGACCATATTGGATACCGCTTTGAAGTGCTGGAAGTAATTGGGAAAGGCTCATTCGGACATGTTGTGAAATGCTTGGACCATAATACGAACGAGCTTGTTGCTGTGAAAATAATTAGGAACAAAAAAAG ATTCCACCACCAAGCCTTGGTAGAAGTGAAAATACTTGATGCTCTCCGGAggaaagacaaagaaaacaacCACAATGTTATACACATGAAGGAGTACTTCCACTTCCGCAATCATCTCTGCATCTCCTTTGAGCTTTTAGG CCTTTACAGACTGAACCTGTACGAACTCATTAAGAAGAACAGCTTCCAAGGATTTAGTCTGCCGCTCATTCGCCGTTTCGCCTGTTCTCTACTGAAGTGCTTGCAGATGCTCCACAGAGAAAACATCATCCACTGTGACCTTAAACCT GAGAATATTCTACTAGCCCATAAAGGGCAAGGGACTATCAAAGTGGTTGACtttggatcaagctgctatgagCAACAAAGAG TGTACACCTACATCCAGAGCAGGTTCTACCGCTCCCCAGAAGTGATCCTGGGCCACACGTACAGCATGGCAATCGACATGTGGAGCCTGGGATGCATTCTGGCTGAGCTGTACACGGGCAGCCCTCTCTTTCCAGGGGAGAACGAGGTGGAGCAGATGGCTTGCATCATGGAG GTGTTAGGACTGCCACCCACTGAGTTTATACAGACAGCTTCTAGGAAGCGGTTATTTTTTG ATTCCAAGGGATCGCCTCGAAACACTACGAAcagtaaggggaaaaaaagatgtCCCAATTCAAAGGATCTTGCCAGTGTGCTGAAAACCAATGACACTCTATTTCTGGACTTCCTAAGAGGCTGTCTAGT GTGGGATCCTGCACAGCGCATGACTCCGGATGAGGCCGTGCAGCATGAGTGGATCCAGGAGGCACGGTTACACAAGACCCGCCCCAAAACACGCCCTGTGAGGAAGTGCTCCGAAGGCATCCCAGTCATAGACAGCAACATGGAACAAAGCTGCAAGAAGACTACGAACAGCAAAACAG GTGACAAGGGGTATAAAGAGAGTTCTGACAGAGCTGAAGTGTCTGGAAATGTGGAAGAAACCTTGGAGAGACTGCGACCGATCGGAGCCTCTGCAGAGGAGGAAGTGCAGGAGGACACggccaaacacaaaacagagaaaCCCATCAAAATCATCCTCAAACCCGAGCCAGTGGAGCACAGACAACACCCCAGCTCTCAGAACCAGCCACAGACCCGAGCCCATATCGCATAA